The Penicillium digitatum chromosome 6, complete sequence genome has a window encoding:
- a CDS encoding COP9 signalosome subunit 2 (CsnB), putative has protein sequence MSDDDDFMQDSGDEDYDFEYEDADDDDSGDIGIENKYYNAKQIKVDNPEEAVDEFLGIAPMEQDKSDWGFKGLKQAIKLEFKLGRYGDTVAHYRELLTYVKSAVTRNYSEKSINNMLDFIEKGSDNAEAYQCMEEFYSLTLESFQNTNNERLWLKTNIKLARLWLERKQYGQLGKKMRELHRACQREDGSDDTSKGTYLLELYALEIQMSAETKNNKRLKALYQRALRVRSAVPHPKIMGIIRECGGKMHMSEENWKEAQSDFFESFRNYDEAGSMQRIQVLKYLVLTTMLMKSDINPFDSQETKPYKNDPRISAMTDLVDAFQRDDIHAYEDVLSKHPDVLADPFIAENIDEVSRNMRTKAVLKLIAPYTRFSLQFISKNIKVSVPEVLDILSFLILDKKLNAKIDQDSGTVVVESASDVERLRAVGEWSSALRNLWQTTLNGEGLRANEPSQGSIFQSSLGDEGMRSTGPRARKDGRGKMPAKWLF, from the exons ATGTCAGACGATGATGACTTTATGCAGGACTCTGGGGACGAAGA TTACGATTTTGAATATGAGGATGCAGACGACGACGATTCTGGTGACATAGGAATCGAGAACAAATACTACAATGCCAAGCAGATCAAGGTTGATAATCCAGAAGAGGCAGTCGATGAGTTCCTAGGCATAGCGCCCATGGAACAAGACAAAAGCGACTG GGGATTCAAAGGCCTCAAGCAGGCCATCAAGCTGGAATTTAAGCTTGGGCGGTATGGCGAT ACTGTCGCACACTACCGGGAACTCCTCACATACGTCAAATCCGCTGTTACACGAAATTATTCCGAGAAGTCGATCAACAACATGCTCGATTTTATCGAGAAAGGGTCTGATAATGCAGAGGCGTACCAATGCATGGAGGAATTTTACTCTCTGACCCTTGAATCATTTCAAAATACAAACAATGAGCGCCTTTGGCTGAAGACAAACATTAAACTGGCTCGCCTATGGCTAGAGCGCAAGCAATATGGCCAGCTGGGTAAAAAGATGCGGGAATTGCACCGGGCATGCCAACGAGAGGACGGATCGGACGACACCAGCAAAGGAACATATCTACTCGAGCTATACGCCCTTGAGATCCAAATGTCTGCCGAAACGAAGAATAACAAACGACTGAAGGCCTTGTACCAGCGCGCCCTCCGAGTACGGTCGGCTGTGCCCCATCCCAAGATCATGGGCATCATCCGTGAATGTGGAGGCAAGATGCACATGAGCGAAGAGAACTGGAAGGAGGCACAAAGCGATTTCTTCGAGTCGTTTCGAAATTACGACGAGGCAGGTTCCATGCAACGAATCCAAGTGCTCAAATACCTTGTCTTAACGACCATGCTTATGAAGTCCGACATCAACCCCTTTGATTCTCAAGAAACCAAGCCATACAAGAATGATCCCCGTATTTCTGCGATGACCGACCTGGTGGACGCCTTCCAGCGGGACGACATTCATGCATACGAGGACGTGCTGAGCAAACATCCGGACGTCTTGGCTGATCCTTTCATTGCGGAGAACATCGACGAGGTTAGCCGCAACATGCGTACCAAGGCCGTTCTTAAATTGATTGCGCCGTACACCCGGTTTTCGCTGCAATTCATCTCCAAAAATATCAAGGTCTCTGTCCCCGAGGTGCTGGACATTCTCAGTTTCCTCATCCTGGACAAAAAGCTGAACGCCAAGATTGACCAGGATAGTGGGACAGTGGTAGTGGAGAGTGCGAGTGACGTGGAGCGGCTGCGAGCTGTGGGAGAGTGGAGCTCCGCGCTGCGTAACCTCTGGCAAACAACGTTGAACGGTGAGGGGCTGCGGGCAAACGAACCGTCTCAGGGTTCCATTTTCCAATCGAGTCTTGGAGACGAGGGTATGCGATCTACGGGCCCCCGTGCACGCAAGGATGGCCGAGGCAAAATGCCAGCCAAATGGTTGTTCTAG
- a CDS encoding Peptidase C65, otubain: protein MNALSADEMERFQKLSNNYQPEVQGPLVSTKQSSHSIALDYSNADPTLARKTNALAITHPECRIMKGDGNCGWRAVAFGYFETLFTLRDTLRIETEIRRMKSLTTLLERVGLSDSIYEIFVDATEHVLRRTHAAIRNGAQDESFLVEAFNEGYCSDAIITHFRILTSAWMKLNANRYQAFLPMPLNQYCSSRIDPVKTEIDEVGLQALIDGVIEGSGFGVQILYLDRSEGDVVTPHQLSSNSPNGATIRLLYRPGHYDLLYPVETLNMAPIVNLQYGMTSDYSPWDQAALGFDVNSSLMAIPNLMQDTSYGMGVPMSSMSSVSPTPASPFRMSSQQDMYQSPMPTHAPIPSIPISAPPQLSLPSSAPPPMTSLPNRLSDGPQIRLNPLVMKPNLSRSLPVTTPFKNSPYNQAHFQNSDFEPIHWEPHERR from the exons ATGAACGCTCTCTCGGCTGACGAGATGGAGCGCTTCCAGAAGCTTTCCAACAACTACCAACCGGAGGTCCAG GGTCCCCTTGTCTCAACCAAACAGTCTAGCCACAGTATCGCGTTGGATTACTCGAATGCGGATCCTACTCTAGCGAGGAAGACAAAT GCTCTTGCTATCACCCATCCCGAATGCCGTATTATGAAGGGCGATGGGAATTGTGGTTGGAGAG CTGTGGCATTTGGTTATTTTGAGACCCTCTTCACCCTCCGAGACACGCTCCGTATCGAGACCGAGATTCGGAGAATGAAGTCTCTGACTACGCTTTTGGAACGGGTCGGCCTGTCGGATTCCATCTACGAGATCTTTGTCGATGCCACAGAACACGTCCTCAGGCGAACCCATGCTGCTATCCGTAATGGCGCTCAAGACGAGTCTTTCCTTGTCGAAGCTTTTAACGAGGGCTACTGCTCTGATGCGATCATTACCCACTTCCGA ATTTTGACTAGCGCGTGGATGAAGCTTAACGCGAACCGATACCAGGCTTTTCTTCCTATGCCACTGAACCAGTACTGCAGCTCGCGGATAGACCCGGTGAAGACCGAGATTGACGAAGTTGGACTTCAGGCACTGATCGACGGTGTAATCGAAGGCTCTGGCTTTGGTGTTCAAATTCTCTACCTCGACCGAAGTGAAGGCGACGTCGTGACACCTCACCAACTGTCCTCTAACAGTCCCAATGGTGCAACAATCCGCCTCCTATACCGACC GGGCCATTACGATCTCCTTTATCCAGTCGAAACTTTGAACATGGCACCCATCGTCAACCTTCAATACGGAATGACGTCCGACTACTCACCCTGGGACCAAGCTGCTCTCGGATTTGACGTCAATTCAAGCTTGATGGCCATTCCTAATTTGATGCAAGACACATCATATGGGATGGGCGTTCCCATGTCTTCAATGTCTTCTGTCTCGCCAACTCCCGCCAGTCCATTCCGCATGTCCTCACAACAAGACATGTACCAATCGCCTATGCCAACCCATGCGCCCATTCCGTCAATTCCCATCTCTGCTCCTCCACAACTCTCGCTGCCATCCTCCGCCCCGCCACCGATGACTTCATTGCCTAATCGATTATCGGACGGCCCGCAGATTCGCCTGAATCCCTTGGTGATGAAACCGAATCTCAGTCGCTCGTTGCCAGTCACAACACCATTCAAAAA TTCTCCGTATAACCAAGCTCATTTCCAGAATTCCGACTTTGAACCCATCCATTGGGAACCGCACGAACGACGATAA
- a CDS encoding Fungal transcriptional regulatory protein, N-terminal, translated as MDTSCPSHCKRLCFSADHDCRFMMTSTRDSHSFACDECRLRKSRCSKERPVCLQCRQLNKECVYSPKVSRSPLTRQHLTHVEDRLHSFETALGRLFPGGDLDATLRSLLQNPEVPRAPSSKSSSRHSTPKHEPERAEPAPEALPQQADGFDWAEKEITLGDLTDGMAALSIKPEGAGYFGASSSVVPLRALFDHGFDLNIPVRSARSGGVPLKAQLLESAPSGLIEQAFIDAFFLNYHTSYPFIHEPTFRMQFNDPSLRPHGNAWHILLNTILALGAWCIGDDSSDLDITFYQEARGYLQQASVFETGNLTLVQGLLLLSNYAQKRNKPNTGWNYLGLAVRMAMSLGLHKEFPGWKISLLQREIRRRLWWGVFIFDSGAAKTFGRPILLPEDSVMDAKQVRNIHEEDLTPTTTTLPAESPGPTIYSGLIAQASFHLLTNNVYQRLISSPSLTPEDTLNLQKPIEEWYNSLPSYLQHPQLPLPMQPTNPDPDSLALVRNRLLWRNWNLTILIYRPILLRWAARRWAPLSGSGPGTPDSGSEDPFETECRFRCLQNARLTISSISEYMANHMCTRLGAWYMLYFLFQAGLIPIVFLMTDPSNPEAASWLQDIETTKSLLTNPSLGTNRFATRCFEVINRLLGPPTPSVPQGLLTDGDQLDPQQHQHQHIAPQPLPNMMPFSEQLFSDPEFGGSLFPVEQHLQMNTGSMDFSEWVNFPAAE; from the exons ATGGATACATCTTGTCCATCGCATTGCAAGAGGCTGTGCTTTAGCGCCGATC ATGACTGCCGTTTTATG ATGACTAGCACTCGTGATTCCCATTCATTTGCT TGCGACGAATGCCGCTTGCGCAAGTCAAGA TGCTCAAAAGAGCGACCAGTTTGTCTGCAATGTCGACAGCTGAATAAAGAATGTGTATACAGCCCCAAAGTCAGCAGAAGTCCTCTGACTCGGCA ACACTTGACCCATGTTGAAGATCGCCTACACTCATTTGAAACTGCCTTGGGAAGGCTTTTCCCAGGTGGTGATCTGGATGCCACACTCCGTTCTCTTTTGCAAAACCCCGAGGTTCCAAGGGCCCCCTCATCTAAGTCCTCTTCAAGGCATTCAACCCCCAAGCATGAGCCAGAACGGGCCGAGCCAGCACCAGAGGCTCTCCCACAGCAAGCCGATGGCTTTGACTGGGCTGAAAAAGAAATTACGCTAGGCGATTTGACGGACGGAATGGCTGCGCTGTCTATCAAGCCCGAAGGAGCTGGCTACTTTG GAGCGTCTTCAAGTGTCGTACCACTGCGAGCACTTTTTGATCATGGATTTGACCTGAATATTCCTGTTCGCTCGGCAAGGTCAGGAGGCGTGCCTCTCAAAGCACAGCTTCTGGAAAGTGCCCCATCTGGGCTGATTGAACAAGCGTTTATCGACGCTTTCTTCCTCAACTATCACACGAGCTATCCATTTATCCACGAGCCTACCTTCCGGATGCAGTTTAATGACCCATCTCTACGCCCGCACGGTAACGCCTGGCACATCCTCTTAAACACGATACTAGCTCTTGGAGCCTGGTGCATCGGCGATGACAGCTCAGACCTAGATATCACATTCTACCAAGAAGCCAGAGGATACTTGCAGCAGGCATCTGTGTTTGAGACTGGCAATTTGACATTGGTGCAAGGGTTATTGTTACTGAGCAATTATGCACAGAAACGGAACAAGCCCAACACTGGATGGAACTACCTTGGTCTAGCAGTTCGAATGGCCATGAGCTTAGGTCTTCACAAGGAGTTCCCTGGGTGGAAGATCAGTCTCCTCCAAAGAGAAATTCGCAGAAGATTATGGTGGGGAGTTTTCATCTTCGACAGCGGCGCAGCTAAAACATTCGGAAGACCGATCCTACTCCCAGAGGATAGTGTCATGGATGCGAAGCAGGTTCGAAATATCCACGAAGAG GACTTGACTCCCACAACAACAACCCTACCGGCCGAATCGCCCGGCCCAACCATTTACTCTGGCTTAATTGCCCAGGCCAGCTTCCACCTTCTTACCAACAACGTCTACCAACGCCTCATCTCAAGCCCCAGCCTTACCCCAGAAGACACTTTGAACCTGCAAAAACCCATCGAAGAATGGTACAACAGTCTTCCATCCTACCTTCAACACCCGCAGTTGCCTCTCCCCATGCAGCCAACCAATCCAGACCCGGACTCTCTTGCACTCGTGCGCAATCGCCTGCTATGGCGAAACTGGAACCTCACCATTCTGATCTACAGACCAATCCTACTCCGCTGGGCCGCTAGACGCTGGGCCCCACTTAGCGGCAGCGGTCCAGGCACCCCGGATTCAGGATCCGAAGATCCCTTCGAGACGGAGTGCCGATTTCGCTGTCTTCAGAACGCGCGTTTGACCATCTCCTCCATCTCAGAGTACATGGCGAACCATATGTGCACAAGACTTGGGGCATGGTATATGCT CTACTTCCTCTTCCAAGCAGGCTTGATCCCCATAGTCTTCCTAATGACCGACCCCTCAAACCCAGAAGCCGCCTCCTGGCTCCAGGACATCGAAACCACAAAATCCCTCTTAACCAACCCCTCCCTTGGCACAAACCGCTTTGCGACCCGCTGCTTCGAAGTCATTAACCGACTCCTCGGCCCCCCCACGCCCTCTGTGCCACAAGGACTCCTAACGGACGGAGACCAGCTCGATCCCcagcaacaccagcaccagcacatTGCTCCGCAACCGCTGCCTAACATGATGCCGTTTTCCGAGCAGCTCTTCAGTGACCCCGAATTTGGGGGAAGCCTGTTCCCAGTCGAGCAGCACTTGCAAATGAATACGGGGAGCATGGACTTTTCCGAATGGGTGAATTTCCCCGCGGCGGAATGA
- a CDS encoding ThiJ/PfpI family protein, giving the protein MPSPLRIGVLLVGTVQLLDLSAVDLLYMTTPEYLQECSLPQPLVNLGRACEIHYIAHNGPNTTVNTTSQMSIQLTDSLIDSSVSPGKLDLVLIPGPPPKAMPPAEEYLDFVRAHFAVGTPILSICTGAFVIGYSGIVSGRKVTAPRLLIPEMRRKFPEAKLWDDSVRVARDGNLWTSGGITNGYDLVAGYLREHYPAALVNTILVAADIPSRPAAYASSATGDTFYVLWQVLRAFPDAVARLFRGK; this is encoded by the exons ATGCCCTCGCCCCTCCGCATCGGCGTCCTCCTCGTGGGAACCGTCCAACTCCTCGACCTGTCAGCCGTCGACCTCCTCTACATGACAACCCCGGAATACCTACAAGAATGCTCACTCCCGCAGCCCCTGGTGAATCTGGGTCGGGCCTGCGAGATCCACTACATCGCACACAACGGACCAAACACAACTGTCAACACGACCTCACAGATGTCCATACAACTGACAGATTCGCTCATAGACTCTTCCGTTTCTCCAGGAAAGCTAGATCTCGTGCTAATCCCCGGTCCACCGCCCAAAGCAATGCCGCCAGCCGAAGAGTACCTCGACTTCGTGCGCGCGCATTTCGCAGTCGGCACGCCGATCTTGAGTATCTGCACGGGGGCTTTTGTAATCGGGTACTCCGGGATTGTAAGTGGTCGAAAAGTAACCGCACCGCGGTTGTTGATTCCTGAGATGAGGCGGAAGTTTCCTGAGGCAAAGCTGTGGGATGATTCGGTCAGGGTTGCTAGGGATGGGAATTTATGGACTAGTG GTGGAATTACAAACGGATACGATCTGGTCGCTGGATATCTGCGTGAACATTACCCTGCTGCTTTGGTGAATACGATCCTTGTCGCTGCAGACATCCCTTCCCGTCCGGCAGCGTATGCTAGTTCCGCGACGGGTGATACGTTCTATGTGCTGTGGCAGGTTCTTCGGGCGTTTCCGGATGCAGTGGCTCGGTTGTTTAGGGGGAAGTGA
- a CDS encoding 60S ribosomal protein eL37 — protein MTKGTSSFGKRHNKTHTLCRRCGKRSFHIQKSTCANCGYPAAKTRKFNWGEKAKRRKTTGTGRMRSLRDVHRRFQNGFQTGAPKGARGPVTN, from the exons CTAAGGGTACCTCGAGCTTCGGAAAGCGCCACAACAAGACGCACACTCTGTGCCGTCGTTGTG GCAAGCGGTCTTTCCACATCCAGAAGTCGACTTGTGCCAACTGCGGCTACCCTGCTGCCAAGACCCGCAAGT TCAACTGGGGTGAGAAGGCTAAGCGCCGCAAGACCACCGGCACCGGCCGCATGCGCTCCCTGCGCGATGTCCACCGCCGCTTCCAGAACGGCTTCCAGACCGGTGCCCCCAAGGGTGCCCGTGGCCCCGTCACCAACTAG
- a CDS encoding elongator complex protein 6, translating into MPSQPPLPPLLASYVSNLPDSSLTLVSSTLGATSNWLVLRFLYAALSVPSPNAAFGSDVLHNGIRKKVVLVSFMRSYEFWRTEAKRLGLDLARLADKQQFAFIDGLSELFYAPQATATPSSISPAGLGSSPRKTLPMRSPPGAVPGRSSPAAVVTATGVRGNVTPRQAEPGIAKKIHFSGRGLASLDALENDILTVIELQKSSMEDGDELLLIIDQPDLLLAATGPSMGIGATEMSEWITALQQNAHATVLTLAMDAPLIHNASPSGGQLATPIETEHAALIIGLAHRARSVMQLRTLDTGAAKDVSGVLRISRGGGLNMSEEETLEEREALYFIQRDGGVKVFGRGES; encoded by the exons ATGCCCTCTCAACCCCCACTACCGCCCCTCCTCGCTTCATATGTATCAAATCTGCCCGATTCATCTTTGACACTAGTCTCCTCTACCCTCGGTGCAACTTCAAACTGGCTGGTCCTGAGATTTCTTTATGCTGCGCTGAGCGTACCAAGCCCCAACGCGGCATTTGGCTCAGATGTGCTGCACAATGGCATCAGGAAGAAAGTGGTGCTGGTGAGCTTCATGCGGAGTTATGAGTTCTGGAGGACTGAGGCGAAGCGCTTG GGCCTTGACCTTGCGCGTCTGGCAGATAAGCAGCAATTTGCATTCATAGATGGCCTGTCAGAGCTGTTCTACGCACCACAAGCCACAGCCACTCCTTCCAGTATCTCACCGGCTGGTTTGGGAAGCAGTCCACGCAAAACGCTCCCAATGAGGTCTCCACCAGGTGCTGTACCTGGCAGATCATCACCGGCGGCGGTGGTAACAGCCACGGGAGTGAGGGGAAATGTGACGCCGAGGCAAGCTGAACCTGGGATTGCAAAGAAGATCCATTTCTCTGGCCGTGGTCTCGCCTCTCTCGACGCACTGGAGAATGACATTTTAACAGTGATTGAACTTCAGAAGAGCTCAATGGAGGATGGCGATGAGCTTCTCCTCATAATAGATCAGCCTGACCTGCTCCTTGCTGCGACCGGTCCAAGTATGGGAATTGGAGCTACAGAGATGTCGGAGTGGATCACAGCGCTGCAGCAG AATGCACATGCTACGGTTTTGACGTTAGCTATGGATGCCCCATTAATACACAATGCATCTCCATCGGGAGGGCAGTTAGCTACGCCCATAGAGACCGAACATGCGGCACTTATTATTGGGCTGGCGCACCGGGCTCGGTCGGTCATGCAGCTCCGCACTTTGGATACTGGAGCCGCAAAAGACGTGAGCGGGGTACTGAGGATCAGCCGAGGCGGTGGTCTGAACATGAGTGAAGAAGAGACCCTGGAGGAGCGAGAGGCGTTGTACTTCATTCAACGGGATGGCGGTGTCAAGGTGTTTGGTCGTGGAGAATCATGA